The genomic interval GCGTACCGGGCGTGACGGCGGCGCTCGCCGCCGCCGCGATCCTGGGGGCGCCGCTCGGCCACGACCACGTCTCGATCAGCCTGTCCGACCTGCACACGCCGTGGGAGGTCATCGAGCGGCGCGTACGGGCCGCGGCGGAGGCCGACATCGTCGTCACGTTCTACAACCCGCGCAGCCGGGGCCGCGACTGGCAGCTCCCCAAGGCGCTGTCGATCCTCGCGGAACACCGCGAGCCCACGACGCCCGTGGGTGTCGTACGGAACGCCTCGCGACCGGACGGAACAAGCCGCCTCACCACGATCGCCGCACTCGACCCGGCGACCGTCGACATGATGACCGTCGTGGTCGTCGGCAACACCGCCGCCCGCGAGATCGCCGGCCGCATGGTGACACCGCGCGGCTACCGCTGGCAGACGGAGGGTTCGTAATGCAGAGGGTTGTGCATCCCATCGAGCAGGAGTCCTTCCGGCGCCTGCGCTCCCGCCTCGACACCTCGCATTTCGCACCGCTGACGCGGGCCGTCGTCGAGCGCGTCATCCACTCCGCGGCCGATCTGGAGTACGCCACCGACCTGGTCTGCGACGAGCGCTCCCTCGAAGCCGCGCACGCCGCCCTGCACGCCGGTGCGCCGGTCGTCGTGGATGTGGAGATGGTCGCGGCGGGCATCACGCGGCGCGAGACCGTATGCCGGCTGAAGGACGCGAAGGCGGGGCCGGACCTGACCCGCAGCGCCCATGCGATCAGGCTGGCGTACGAGCAGGTGGGGCCCGGCGCCCTGTGGGTGATCGGCTGCGCTCCGACCGCCCTGGAGGAGCTGCTGCTCCTCGACGCCGCGCCCGCGCTCGTCATCGGCCTGCCCGTCGGCT from Streptomyces spiramyceticus carries:
- a CDS encoding precorrin-8X methylmutase, with translation MQRVVHPIEQESFRRLRSRLDTSHFAPLTRAVVERVIHSAADLEYATDLVCDERSLEAAHAALHAGAPVVVDVEMVAAGITRRETVCRLKDAKAGPDLTRSAHAIRLAYEQVGPGALWVIGCAPTALEELLLLDAAPALVIGLPVGFVGAAESKAALRESGLPAVSNVSEKGGSAVAAAALNALLYTPLTPLTKENA